Proteins from a genomic interval of Dunckerocampus dactyliophorus isolate RoL2022-P2 chromosome 5, RoL_Ddac_1.1, whole genome shotgun sequence:
- the zgc:112052 gene encoding protein C19orf12 homolog, which translates to MCQRLEDVMKLCCELSADQQIQTTVKGSGKGAAAAGGLAFAGGLVGGPLGIAVGGAVGGLLGCWLTSGQFKPLPQVIMELSPQQQQKLYADVVAILGDVHWTDVAQLMALVLSNSSLKQQLTAALLGYVTKELQANVHYVD; encoded by the exons ATGTGTCAGAGGCTTGAAGATGTTATGAAACTGTGCTGCGAGTTATCTGCGGATCAGCAGATTCAGACCACAGTGAAGGGGTCTGGAAAGGGGGCAGCAGCAGCCGGAGGCCTGGCCTTTGCTGGTGGCTTGGTCGGAGGTCCGCTTGGTATTGCAGTGG GTGGGGCTGTCGGAGGCCTCCTTGGCTGCTGGCTGACCAGTGGCCAGTTCAAACCTCTCCCTCAGGTCATCATGGAGCTGAGtcctcagcagcagcagaagctcTACGCCGATGTCGTCGCCATCCTCGGAGACGTTCATTGGACTGATGTGGCCCAGCTAATGGCTCTTGTGTTGAGCAACAGCAGCCTGAAGCAGCAACTCACAGCTGCCCTTCTTGGCTATGTCACCAAGGAGCTTCAAGCAAACGTACACTATGTGGATTAG
- the rxylt1 gene encoding ribitol-5-phosphate xylosyltransferase 1 isoform X2, with amino-acid sequence MVRPNAEMITSERPYLCNFLGTVYKNSSRETLMQVLKQSGLEKDCITSAREKWLPQETAESLKRYQTSLAQSELTLCPVGVNTECYRIYEACSYGSVPVVEDVLTPGTCAAGASSPMRLLKAAGAPFVFISDWRELPAILEKERGMSQEQRVDRRRRLLEWYATFRQQMKERFTEVIEENFFKSG; translated from the exons ATGGTCAGGCCCAATGCCGAGATGATCACCTCCGAAAGGCCATACCTCTGCAATTTCCTAGGAACTGTTTACAAGAATTCTTCCAGAGAAACACTCATGCAGGTTCTGAAACAATCTGGCCTGGAGAAGGATTGCATTacctctgccagggagaa GTGGCTCCCCCAGGAGACAGCAGAGAGTCTGAAGCGCTATCAGACGTCTCTGGCCCAGAGCGAGCTCACCCTCTGTCCCGTCGGCGTCAACACGGAGTGCTACCGTATCTACGAGGCCTGTTCTTACGGCTCGGTGCCCGTGGTAGAGGATGTGCTGACGCCCGGGACCTGCGCGGCTGGGGCCAGCTCCCCGATGCGTCTCCTGAAAGCGGCGGGAGCACCCTTCGTCTTCATCAGCGATTGGAGGGAGCTTCCAGCCATCCTGGAGAAGGAGAGAGGAATGAGCCAGGAGCAGAGGGTGGACAGGAGGCGGAGGTTGCTGGAGTGGTACGCCACCTTTCGTCAACAAATGAAGGAGAGGTTCACCGAGGTCATCGAGGAGAACTTTTTCAAAAGTGGTTGA
- the LOC129181825 gene encoding cytochrome b-c1 complex subunit Rieske, mitochondrial-like produces MMTIAGRCGAFAPVLQATKQSVKRMVLPGVKDLPCATAPGGTRLAHTDIKIPDFTDYRRPEVTDPNKSSQDSSEGRRAFSYLVTGATTVVGVYAAKTVVTQFVSSMSASADVLALSKIEIKLGDIPEGKNMTFKWRGKPLFVRHRTEKEIATEEAVNLAELRDPQHDKDRVSNPKWVIVLGVCTHLGCVPISNAGDFGGYYCPCHGSHYDASGRIRKGPAPLNLEVPYYEFPDDDTVIVG; encoded by the exons ATGATGACCATCGCCGGTCGTTGTGGGGCTTTTGCCCCAGTGCTGCAGGCGACAAAGCAATCCGTCAAACGTATGGTGTTACCTGGAGTTAAGGACTTGCCGTGTGCTACTG CTCCTGGAGGAACCCGCCTCGCCCACACAGACATCAAGATCCCTGACTTCACAGATTACCGTCGTCCTGAGGTGACAGACCCCAACAAGTCCTCCCAGGACAGCAGCGAGGGGAGGCGGGCCTTCTCCTACCTGGTCACTGGGGCGACCACCGTCGTCGGTGTCTATGCCGCCAAGACAGTGGTCACCCAGTTTGTCTCCTCCATGAGCGCCTCAGCCGACGTCCTGGCCTTGTCCAAGATCGAGATCAAGCTGGGTGACATCCCCGAGGGCAAAAACATGACCTTCAAGTGGAGAGGCAAACCCCTGTTCGTCCGTCACCGCACGGAGAAGGAGATCGCAACAGAGGAGGCCGTCAACCTCGCGGAGCTCCGCGACCCCCAGCATGACAAGGATCGAGTTTCCAACCCCAAATGGGTTATCGTTCTTGGTGTGTGCACCCACCTGGGTTGTGTGCCAATCTCCAACGCCGGTGACTTCGGAGGCTACTACTGTCCTTGCCATGGTTCCCACTACGATGCTTCAGGAAGAATTAGAAAGGGGCCGGCTCCTCTTAACCTGGAGGTCCCCTACTACGAGTTCCCTGATGACGACACGGTTATTGTGGGATAA
- the rxylt1 gene encoding ribitol-5-phosphate xylosyltransferase 1 isoform X1: MKIPKRKLFLFIIFAYVAFSLYAAYNVFFSNKIISRVHRVVKKEAGPSGGVRDGGAAAVLADEWNPWEDEQVEYNSDLNKKREAFKQHMARIEKNKPKRYKVQIWGKAAIGLYLWEHILEGPLNPTDKVAQWREGELQSGKIDFSFYTGPAVVQGHVPLDMNSLVVVLNGREEQKVAYSTRWLEHVQALVHSHTVSHVAAVLLGNEHCNNDWIGPYLKRNGGFVDLLFLVYDSPWVNDRDVFQWPLGVATYRQFPMVRPNAEMITSERPYLCNFLGTVYKNSSRETLMQVLKQSGLEKDCITSAREKWLPQETAESLKRYQTSLAQSELTLCPVGVNTECYRIYEACSYGSVPVVEDVLTPGTCAAGASSPMRLLKAAGAPFVFISDWRELPAILEKERGMSQEQRVDRRRRLLEWYATFRQQMKERFTEVIEENFFKSG; this comes from the exons ATGAAAATACCAAAGCGAAAACTATTTCTTTTCATAATCTTTGCATATGTAGCGTTCTCACTCTATGCTGCgtacaatgtattttttagcaACAAAATCATCTCCCGCGTTCACAGGGTAGTGAAGAAAGAGGCAGGACCCTCAG GAGGTGTTCGAGATGGCGGGGCTGCTGCAGTCTTAGCAGACGAATGGAATCCGTGGGAGGATGAACAGGTGGAATACAACTCCGACCTGAATAAAAAGAGAGAGGCCTTCAAACAGCATATGGCACGGATCGAAAAGAACAAACCCAAAAGATATAAAGTCCAGATTTGGGGTAAAGCAGCCATAG GGCTTTATCTTTGGGAACATATTTTGGAGGGACCCCTCAACCCTACTGACAAGGTAGCACAATGGAGAGAAGGCGAGCTCCAGTCAGGAAAAATTGATTTCAG TTTCTACACAGGTCCGGCCGTCGTCCAGGGTCACGTCCCCCTGGATATGAACAGTCTGGTTGTTGTCTTAAACGGTCGCGAGGAGCAGAAGGTGGCGTACTCCACGCGCTGGTTGGAGCACGTCCAAGCTCTGGTTCATTCCCACACTGTGTCTCACGTGGCTGCCGTCCTGCTGGGCAACGAGCACTGCAACAATGACTGGATTGGCCCGTACCTGAAGAGAAATGGTGGCTTTGTGGACCTGCTCTTTCTCGTGTATGACAGCCCTTGGGTCAACGACAGAGATGTCTTCCAGTGGCCCCTCGGTGTTGCCAC GTACCGGCAGTTTCCCATGGTCAGGCCCAATGCCGAGATGATCACCTCCGAAAGGCCATACCTCTGCAATTTCCTAGGAACTGTTTACAAGAATTCTTCCAGAGAAACACTCATGCAGGTTCTGAAACAATCTGGCCTGGAGAAGGATTGCATTacctctgccagggagaa GTGGCTCCCCCAGGAGACAGCAGAGAGTCTGAAGCGCTATCAGACGTCTCTGGCCCAGAGCGAGCTCACCCTCTGTCCCGTCGGCGTCAACACGGAGTGCTACCGTATCTACGAGGCCTGTTCTTACGGCTCGGTGCCCGTGGTAGAGGATGTGCTGACGCCCGGGACCTGCGCGGCTGGGGCCAGCTCCCCGATGCGTCTCCTGAAAGCGGCGGGAGCACCCTTCGTCTTCATCAGCGATTGGAGGGAGCTTCCAGCCATCCTGGAGAAGGAGAGAGGAATGAGCCAGGAGCAGAGGGTGGACAGGAGGCGGAGGTTGCTGGAGTGGTACGCCACCTTTCGTCAACAAATGAAGGAGAGGTTCACCGAGGTCATCGAGGAGAACTTTTTCAAAAGTGGTTGA